A window of Fictibacillus halophilus contains these coding sequences:
- a CDS encoding GNAT family N-acetyltransferase, with the protein MSEVILREARYDDSYELSYLMGELGYPTKPEEMTERLETLLPNSAYACFVACVNDQVIGMIGLTKGIYFEKNGCYARISALVVSEEFRGNGIGKELVRYGEEWAKEQGCTAILLNSGKHRTDTHEFYRSLDYDDTGLRFIKVML; encoded by the coding sequence GTGAGTGAAGTAATTCTACGAGAAGCTAGATACGATGACAGTTACGAACTTTCTTATTTGATGGGAGAGCTCGGTTACCCAACAAAGCCCGAGGAGATGACAGAGCGATTAGAGACGTTGCTTCCTAATTCTGCTTATGCTTGTTTTGTAGCTTGTGTAAATGACCAGGTTATTGGGATGATTGGCTTAACAAAAGGAATTTATTTTGAAAAAAACGGCTGCTATGCTCGTATTTCTGCTCTTGTTGTAAGTGAAGAGTTCAGAGGAAATGGCATCGGTAAAGAACTGGTTCGTTATGGAGAAGAATGGGCAAAAGAACAAGGATGTACAGCAATCCTACTTAATAGCGGCAAGCACCGAACAGACACGCATGAGTTCTATCGTAGTCTAGATTATGATGATACAGGATTGCGATTTATTAAGGTGATGCTTTAA
- a CDS encoding YhzD family protein, whose product MNTYALTAYESNGEKILDETISATSDSEAKEQGEARLAELNMQEKTHRLTSPKGQLLLFHR is encoded by the coding sequence ATGAATACATACGCACTAACTGCATACGAAAGTAATGGGGAAAAAATATTGGATGAAACCATCTCTGCAACTAGCGACTCTGAAGCAAAAGAGCAAGGAGAAGCCCGTTTGGCTGAACTGAACATGCAAGAAAAAACGCATCGTCTAACTTCACCAAAGGGACAGTTGCTTCTTTTCCATCGCTAA
- a CDS encoding ABC transporter ATP-binding protein, with amino-acid sequence MLTINEVRKQFGSFTAVDGINLQIPRGEIFGLLGANGAGKTTTFRMILGLLTPSQGRITWNDKEISYETSDLIGYLPEERGLYPKLTVREQLIYLGQLRGMTRSQIQEQTNKWLKRFGAEEYLNKKVEALSKGNQQKIQFIAAVLHRPELLILDEPFSGLDPVNVELLKSAVHELKKEGTTIVFSSHRMEHVEELCQHLCIMHRGKSVVQGNLKEIKRSFGKKNVSVKADFDLTYLKDTAGVIKHRSTGDGIILQVDREEVAKDLFQAIQSKGFVRKFELEEPSLNDIFIEKVGVVHE; translated from the coding sequence ATGTTGACCATTAACGAGGTAAGAAAACAGTTTGGTAGTTTTACAGCCGTTGACGGAATTAACTTACAGATTCCTAGAGGCGAAATCTTCGGTTTGTTAGGTGCGAATGGTGCGGGGAAAACGACGACATTCCGTATGATCTTAGGATTATTAACACCATCACAAGGAAGAATTACATGGAACGATAAAGAGATCTCTTATGAGACGAGTGACCTTATAGGGTATCTACCCGAAGAAAGAGGATTATATCCAAAACTGACAGTACGAGAGCAGTTGATCTATCTGGGTCAGTTGCGCGGCATGACGCGGTCACAAATACAAGAACAGACGAATAAGTGGTTGAAGCGCTTCGGTGCTGAGGAGTATTTAAATAAGAAGGTAGAAGCATTGTCTAAAGGAAATCAGCAAAAAATTCAGTTCATTGCGGCGGTCCTTCATCGTCCGGAACTTTTGATTTTAGATGAACCGTTTAGCGGATTAGACCCTGTGAACGTTGAGCTTCTAAAGAGTGCTGTTCATGAGCTGAAAAAAGAGGGAACGACGATTGTCTTCTCCTCTCACCGAATGGAGCATGTAGAAGAGTTATGTCAGCATCTGTGCATCATGCATAGAGGAAAGTCAGTGGTTCAAGGAAATCTAAAAGAAATCAAGCGATCTTTTGGGAAAAAGAACGTTTCTGTTAAAGCAGACTTTGATCTAACTTATCTAAAAGATACGGCTGGAGTTATCAAGCATCGTTCAACAGGGGACGGAATCATTCTTCAAGTGGATCGAGAAGAAGTGGCAAAAGATTTATTCCAGGCTATTCAATCAAAAGGGTTCGTAAGGAAGTTTGAACTTGAGGAACCTTCGTTAAATGATATCTTCATCGAGAAAGTAGGTGTTGTTCATGAGTAA
- a CDS encoding ABC transporter permease, which produces MSKFMTVMMHTYRSKIKSKPFLITTLITIGLLFVITNMNEITKMFGEDEVSKIGVIDQTGDTLPALQTQLKQTSDDLKAEAFTKSESEAEKAVLDGKIEGFLILDRDASGIITGTYKAEDVTQQSLIADVELALQQIKNKSAAESIGLNQEQLAAIYSPVSFAKESLSDSAKSEEEAAQVYILVYVVLFFMYMAVMMYGSMIAVEVATEKSSRVMEILISSVSPVTQMFGKIFGIVLVALTQLALFVAGGFLAVKLNGQLSGSESIINELKLNEIPTSLIIYALVFFILGFFLYATLFAMLGSLISRVEEVNNLMTPVVIVIVAAFMIAMFGRENPESGFVAAASYFPLFTPMLMLLRVGMLSLPVWEVALGISVLIGAIFLFAIIGARVYRGGVLMYGNAPSLKLFKQALLLSKQEKKNTTDV; this is translated from the coding sequence ATGAGTAAGTTTATGACCGTAATGATGCATACATATCGTTCTAAAATAAAGTCAAAACCATTCCTGATCACAACACTTATTACAATCGGTCTGCTATTTGTAATAACGAATATGAACGAGATTACAAAAATGTTCGGTGAAGATGAGGTTTCTAAAATTGGCGTAATCGACCAAACAGGAGATACGCTCCCGGCTCTTCAAACACAACTTAAACAAACAAGTGATGATCTGAAAGCAGAAGCGTTCACAAAATCAGAGAGTGAAGCAGAAAAAGCAGTACTTGATGGGAAGATAGAAGGCTTTTTAATCCTCGATCGTGATGCTTCAGGTATCATCACAGGAACATATAAAGCCGAAGATGTAACACAACAGAGCTTGATCGCAGATGTAGAGTTAGCGCTGCAGCAGATTAAGAACAAATCAGCCGCTGAGTCCATTGGATTGAACCAAGAACAGCTCGCTGCTATTTATTCGCCGGTTTCTTTTGCTAAAGAGTCATTGTCTGATTCAGCGAAAAGTGAGGAAGAGGCAGCTCAAGTATACATCCTAGTCTACGTGGTCCTATTTTTCATGTACATGGCCGTTATGATGTATGGAAGTATGATCGCTGTAGAAGTAGCAACAGAAAAATCTTCACGTGTTATGGAAATACTGATTTCTTCTGTATCACCTGTGACGCAAATGTTTGGAAAAATCTTTGGTATCGTACTCGTCGCATTAACTCAGCTTGCGTTGTTTGTTGCTGGAGGGTTTCTGGCAGTGAAATTAAACGGACAGCTTAGCGGAAGCGAGAGTATCATAAATGAACTAAAGCTGAATGAGATTCCAACGTCATTAATCATCTATGCTCTTGTGTTCTTCATCTTAGGATTCTTCTTATACGCTACTCTCTTTGCGATGCTTGGATCATTGATCAGTAGAGTTGAAGAAGTAAATAATTTGATGACACCTGTAGTGATTGTAATCGTGGCAGCATTTATGATCGCCATGTTCGGCAGAGAAAACCCAGAGTCTGGTTTTGTTGCAGCTGCATCATACTTCCCGCTATTTACACCGATGCTCATGCTGCTTCGCGTAGGGATGCTTTCATTACCGGTTTGGGAAGTAGCATTGGGAATCAGCGTTTTAATCGGAGCTATTTTCTTGTTCGCAATCATTGGTGCTCGTGTATATCGCGGAGGTGTTTTGATGTACGGAAACGCGCCTTCCTTAAAATTGTTTAAGCAAGCCCTTCTCTTATCTAAGCAGGAGAAGAAAAATACAACAGATGTTTAA
- a CDS encoding metallophosphoesterase family protein, protein MIKFLHCADLHLDSPFKGLSSLPDGLFKRLSDSTFVSFKRLMDVAISEEVDFVVIAGDLYDSGNRSLKAQSFLKNCFMKLQSHHINVYVVHGNHDPLDGQWVDLEWPSNVHFFDGNHIQTLHFKKQGRVVAALHGFSYETAAVTDDRTLHYPERNDDLYHIGILHGQADGYSGHSRYAPFLLTELLKKGYDYWALGHIHKRLDLNIEPPVRYSGNIQGRHSGELGEKGGYIVTLNHNEVESKFYSTSDIDWQECRIDLTEVDSLQDVIHLCEKKINMHQQRNKGVLLVLKLTGQTQLYHELLDGTFVEDLEEILCEEDYDSSFVHVVSIKNVTTPSLQEERSMKQSAFFQDLQSVLEDDSELQQAIAELSTHRTARKYIALNEQDWEDIKQQAEQLLLSELHKSR, encoded by the coding sequence ATGATAAAGTTTTTACATTGTGCAGATCTCCATCTAGATAGTCCGTTCAAGGGACTTTCCTCGTTGCCTGATGGGCTTTTTAAGCGACTTTCTGATAGCACGTTCGTATCGTTTAAAAGACTGATGGATGTGGCCATCTCAGAAGAAGTAGATTTTGTAGTGATTGCAGGAGACCTTTATGACAGCGGGAACCGAAGCTTAAAGGCTCAATCGTTTTTGAAAAACTGTTTTATGAAACTTCAGAGTCATCACATAAATGTATATGTTGTTCATGGCAATCATGATCCATTAGATGGACAATGGGTAGATCTAGAGTGGCCGAGCAATGTGCACTTTTTTGATGGCAACCACATTCAAACTCTCCACTTTAAAAAACAGGGAAGAGTAGTAGCGGCTTTGCACGGATTTAGTTATGAAACAGCAGCTGTTACAGATGATCGAACGTTGCATTATCCGGAAAGAAATGATGATTTGTATCATATCGGGATTTTGCATGGACAGGCAGACGGCTATAGCGGACACAGCAGATACGCACCGTTTTTACTAACAGAGCTTCTTAAAAAAGGCTACGATTATTGGGCGCTCGGACACATTCATAAAAGATTAGATTTAAACATAGAACCACCCGTTCGTTATTCAGGGAACATACAAGGCAGACATAGTGGTGAACTTGGTGAAAAAGGTGGTTACATCGTTACCTTAAACCATAATGAAGTTGAAAGTAAGTTTTATTCCACTTCTGATATTGATTGGCAAGAATGCCGAATTGATTTAACTGAAGTTGATAGTCTGCAAGATGTGATCCATCTGTGTGAAAAAAAGATTAACATGCATCAACAACGAAATAAAGGTGTACTCCTTGTATTGAAGCTGACTGGTCAAACACAGCTTTATCATGAGCTTTTGGATGGAACGTTCGTAGAAGATCTAGAAGAAATTTTATGTGAAGAAGATTATGATTCTTCTTTTGTGCATGTTGTTTCGATTAAGAATGTAACAACTCCTTCTCTTCAGGAGGAACGATCCATGAAACAGTCTGCCTTTTTTCAAGATTTACAGAGTGTTTTAGAAGATGATTCTGAATTGCAGCAGGCGATAGCTGAGTTGTCTACACACAGAACAGCTAGAAAATACATAGCGTTGAATGAACAAGATTGGGAAGATATTAAACAACAAGCAGAACAATTATTATTATCAGAACTTCATAAAAGCAGGTAG
- a CDS encoding ATP-binding protein: MKLVSLHIYHFGGLKDCRITFENKGLQVLYGENEAGKTTLMDFIRCMFYGFPTKSQNQRRYEPKDGNRMGGKITVQHHVHGTWTIERIARSTVTGDVTVYDETGLQKEYSFLIQLLDGMEQSLYTGAFCFGLDGLQKLDKLSSEELGNFLLSTALSGDRDLLDIEQTFEKKQALLFKKAGKKPIINEKLEQLSSSAKSLQLLKEKNESYQTLTNEKAGQEKDLERIKQELTEIQTELFSNKRLLELKPVLQKYKQLDVEISSHDSESFHFPENGLLQYEEWRKEYSRLKSELAYTDSRIQNAEAELRSVISNEQIIMYENEIKRLFNYLPEYEHLFNQLQELQLHIHSLRNEESELYDEIGETWTEEELKDLSLSLSSLHLLEDLIKQHEQNEDKKTRLEGELEDSRIKLERLEAEEAKQKANLLSEEEYATYQHSNHNQTRKLPFYTTLLPIISSVLLMWSGWISNHSLVMFGGVLLLIISLVLSVLYLKKNQSGEEMPKHVHHRLLEDEVKRKQWLELSLQLSNENNIYVQLAKRLDYLEVEEASVWDHAKRWASDNGYKGNLDRLFVSGYMKRVLQLKSLLRQRNEAEKKAQDIAVKQSNYEEKASSLSLSWGEEFQEDTKSWINSCYAELEKQLKNQSRVEHLQQNKNELNEQKDELEKKISFIDDQIRSLWDVAKVSNEADFYVKGKNKERFGKLIEERETLYNQLISLGFSKDEIVVMAEKVTVNYDTTLHHISILEEQVQEKQKRYDEKVEAKGKLDWELTKLLEDGSYSENLHRYEMLKEEWNTLVKKWASLRLAQHALSKVKEDYQKTKLPAVLETSSVYFSKITESEYQSIAFTDKNELMVVKDGIGFYPHELSRGTAEQVYLAIRLAVAYHAGPRDFPILMDDIAVNFDGARTKRTLQLIQEAAIDRQVLFFTCHKHIASTVPSVPVIHWPHQSVTAEM, from the coding sequence ATGAAACTCGTTTCCCTTCATATCTATCACTTCGGTGGTTTAAAGGATTGTAGAATTACCTTTGAAAATAAAGGGCTGCAGGTTCTTTACGGAGAAAACGAAGCAGGAAAAACAACACTGATGGACTTTATTAGATGTATGTTCTATGGTTTTCCTACAAAAAGTCAAAATCAACGCCGTTATGAACCTAAAGACGGAAACAGGATGGGCGGTAAGATCACCGTTCAGCATCATGTACACGGCACATGGACGATTGAGAGAATTGCGCGATCGACTGTAACCGGTGATGTCACGGTTTATGATGAAACTGGTCTCCAGAAAGAATATTCATTTTTGATTCAGTTGTTGGACGGAATGGAACAATCACTGTATACAGGAGCTTTTTGCTTTGGCCTTGATGGATTACAAAAATTAGACAAGTTATCTTCAGAAGAACTCGGTAATTTTCTATTAAGCACGGCTCTCTCAGGTGACCGTGATCTACTAGACATTGAACAGACCTTTGAGAAGAAACAAGCCCTTTTATTTAAAAAGGCAGGTAAAAAACCAATCATTAATGAAAAATTAGAACAGCTATCATCATCAGCAAAATCACTTCAACTCTTAAAAGAAAAAAATGAGAGCTATCAAACGTTAACGAATGAAAAAGCCGGTCAGGAAAAGGATCTAGAAAGAATAAAACAAGAACTTACAGAGATTCAAACAGAACTTTTCTCAAATAAGAGACTGCTGGAATTAAAGCCTGTACTTCAAAAATATAAGCAGCTTGATGTAGAGATAAGCTCTCATGATTCAGAATCATTTCATTTTCCAGAAAACGGACTTTTACAATATGAGGAATGGCGAAAAGAATACTCACGCTTAAAAAGTGAGTTAGCATACACAGATAGCCGTATTCAAAATGCCGAAGCCGAGCTGAGATCCGTGATAAGTAATGAACAAATCATAATGTATGAAAATGAGATTAAACGTTTGTTTAATTATCTTCCTGAATATGAACATCTCTTCAACCAACTTCAAGAGCTTCAACTCCACATACATTCGTTAAGGAATGAAGAAAGTGAGCTCTATGATGAAATCGGTGAGACGTGGACTGAAGAAGAACTTAAAGATCTTTCACTGTCTTTATCTTCTCTTCATCTTTTAGAAGATTTAATCAAGCAGCATGAGCAGAATGAAGATAAAAAGACTAGGTTAGAAGGCGAGCTCGAGGATTCTAGAATAAAACTGGAGCGTTTAGAAGCGGAAGAAGCAAAACAAAAAGCGAACCTGCTATCTGAAGAGGAATATGCAACGTATCAGCACTCAAATCATAATCAAACAAGAAAGCTTCCTTTCTACACAACACTATTACCAATTATATCTTCAGTCTTACTTATGTGGTCGGGCTGGATTTCAAACCATTCGCTAGTCATGTTTGGGGGAGTTCTCCTATTGATTATTTCGCTAGTTTTAAGCGTCTTGTATCTAAAGAAAAATCAGTCAGGGGAAGAAATGCCAAAACACGTACATCATCGATTGTTAGAAGACGAGGTAAAACGGAAACAGTGGCTTGAGCTCTCGCTACAGCTTTCTAACGAAAACAACATCTATGTACAGCTTGCTAAACGGCTAGATTATTTAGAAGTGGAAGAAGCATCTGTCTGGGACCACGCAAAACGATGGGCTTCCGATAACGGGTACAAAGGGAATTTGGATCGTCTTTTCGTATCAGGTTATATGAAACGAGTCCTTCAGCTTAAAAGTTTGTTAAGACAGCGAAATGAAGCAGAAAAAAAAGCGCAGGATATAGCGGTCAAACAGAGTAATTATGAGGAAAAAGCCAGTTCACTATCACTTTCATGGGGAGAAGAATTCCAAGAAGATACGAAAAGCTGGATCAACTCTTGTTATGCCGAATTGGAGAAGCAACTTAAAAATCAATCGCGAGTAGAGCACCTCCAGCAAAACAAAAATGAACTCAATGAGCAAAAGGATGAGCTTGAGAAAAAGATTTCTTTTATAGATGATCAGATTCGCAGTCTATGGGATGTTGCTAAAGTTAGCAACGAGGCTGATTTTTATGTAAAAGGTAAAAACAAGGAACGATTCGGCAAACTAATAGAAGAACGTGAAACGCTTTATAATCAATTAATATCGTTAGGGTTTTCAAAAGATGAAATCGTTGTAATGGCTGAGAAAGTAACGGTGAATTATGATACAACCCTTCATCATATTTCAATCTTGGAAGAACAGGTGCAAGAAAAGCAAAAACGGTACGACGAGAAGGTAGAAGCTAAAGGGAAACTGGATTGGGAATTAACGAAACTGCTTGAAGATGGCAGTTACTCAGAGAACCTACATCGATATGAGATGCTTAAAGAAGAATGGAACACGCTAGTGAAGAAGTGGGCAAGCTTACGTCTTGCACAGCATGCTCTTTCAAAAGTGAAAGAAGATTATCAAAAAACAAAGCTGCCAGCGGTTTTAGAGACTTCAAGTGTTTATTTTAGTAAAATAACAGAAAGTGAATATCAATCTATTGCATTCACAGATAAAAATGAACTAATGGTTGTAAAAGACGGCATAGGGTTTTATCCGCATGAGTTAAGCCGAGGTACTGCTGAACAAGTGTATTTAGCTATCCGATTGGCTGTAGCTTACCATGCAGGACCGAGAGACTTTCCAATATTAATGGACGATATTGCGGTTAACTTTGATGGGGCAAGGACAAAACGAACTTTACAACTGATTCAAGAAGCGGCGATTGATCGGCAGGTGCTGTTTTTTACCTGCCATAAACATATTGCTTCTACCGTCCCATCTGTCCCTGTCATACATTGGCCACACCAGTCTGTTACCGCTGAAATGTAA
- a CDS encoding response regulator transcription factor, translated as MSNEYSIYLVEDEQDLAQVLKAYMEKEGWSVSVFHNGEDALKSAEENKPHLWILDIMLPGMDGYEIIKEIKKTSDIPVIFVSARDQDLDRIVGLELGSDDYLAKPFMPRELVIRVRKLLTRIYETGNRLPQTIEITGYMIDPISRKITRDGEMINLTGKEIDVLLYLIENKGKSRKREEILEYVWGDDYFGSERAVDDVIRRVRKKMPRLNLETVYGAGYRIIPS; from the coding sequence ATGTCAAATGAGTATTCCATTTACTTAGTCGAAGATGAACAAGATCTTGCTCAAGTGCTGAAAGCCTACATGGAAAAAGAAGGTTGGAGCGTATCGGTTTTTCATAATGGAGAAGATGCTTTAAAAAGCGCTGAAGAAAACAAACCGCATCTTTGGATTTTAGATATTATGCTACCAGGTATGGACGGCTATGAAATTATTAAAGAGATCAAAAAGACCTCAGACATCCCTGTTATTTTTGTTTCGGCTCGAGACCAAGACTTGGATCGAATCGTCGGGCTTGAGCTAGGCAGTGATGATTATTTAGCGAAGCCTTTCATGCCGAGAGAGCTCGTGATTCGAGTTAGAAAACTGTTAACGAGAATCTATGAAACCGGTAACCGCTTGCCTCAAACCATTGAAATTACAGGGTATATGATCGATCCGATCTCAAGAAAGATCACACGTGATGGAGAGATGATTAATCTTACTGGAAAAGAGATCGATGTTCTTCTTTATTTGATTGAGAACAAAGGGAAATCTCGTAAGCGAGAAGAGATCCTAGAGTATGTTTGGGGAGACGATTACTTTGGTTCTGAACGTGCAGTGGATGATGTGATCAGACGAGTGCGTAAGAAGATGCCACGATTGAATCTAGAGACCGTTTACGGAGCTGGTTATAGGATCATACCGTCATGA
- a CDS encoding sensor histidine kinase translates to MIRLNLTQRIWLSFGLLIFTIGLLTAIIYPLSIKDTLTEETYRIIENEQQNVWDPNNQLPREGESPTDFIERRNAARDVGHVVIVDKYANSQGDPVPEEVLYEMAEKAYKQKKNKGRYELTYEDATLFYAITTKTNVKGEKVYLISYMWDTYRDQMVNRLWLRLVLILLFTGIFSIIPAIWLARYLRSPLIILGKRFEQIAKRNWQEPFHWKGDDEFYILSKQFEEMRQNLLRHDHAQKTFIQHASHELKTPIMTIKSYAQSVKDGIMPKDTTEDMMDVILKETDRMEKRVQNMLYYTKLDAMKLDVLTKENFNFGDLAEDIVERFRYQREDINFEITGNHYNLNGDQEQWGILLDNLVQNALRYAHKTIRLSAFNNGSEFVIEVFNDGERLTGVTGEEIFQPFRKGNKGQFGLGLAIVKRIAELHGGKVVAENRAEGVAFQIKIPTTNLKRKG, encoded by the coding sequence ATGATACGCTTAAACCTAACTCAGCGTATATGGCTTTCATTCGGACTGCTGATATTTACGATTGGTCTCTTAACGGCGATCATCTATCCGCTTTCCATTAAAGACACGCTGACTGAAGAAACGTATAGAATCATTGAGAACGAACAGCAGAATGTTTGGGATCCAAACAATCAGCTTCCTAGAGAAGGAGAGTCTCCTACTGATTTTATAGAGAGAAGAAATGCCGCCCGTGATGTTGGACATGTTGTGATTGTTGACAAGTATGCTAACTCACAAGGAGATCCCGTGCCTGAAGAAGTTCTTTATGAGATGGCTGAAAAGGCATACAAACAAAAGAAGAATAAAGGTCGGTACGAGTTAACGTATGAAGATGCCACCTTGTTTTATGCGATCACGACTAAAACAAACGTAAAAGGCGAAAAGGTGTACTTGATTTCCTATATGTGGGACACGTATCGCGATCAAATGGTTAACAGGTTATGGTTAAGGCTCGTTCTCATTTTGTTGTTCACAGGTATATTTTCTATCATCCCTGCGATATGGTTAGCGCGGTATTTACGATCGCCACTCATCATCTTAGGTAAGCGGTTCGAACAGATCGCTAAACGGAACTGGCAGGAGCCGTTTCATTGGAAGGGCGATGATGAATTCTACATTCTTTCCAAACAGTTTGAAGAGATGCGTCAAAACTTGTTAAGACATGATCATGCGCAGAAAACGTTTATTCAGCACGCTTCTCACGAATTAAAGACACCTATTATGACGATTAAGAGCTACGCTCAATCTGTAAAAGATGGCATCATGCCGAAGGATACTACGGAAGATATGATGGACGTTATCTTAAAAGAAACAGATAGAATGGAAAAGCGTGTTCAAAACATGCTGTACTATACAAAGCTTGACGCAATGAAACTCGATGTTCTTACAAAAGAGAATTTCAACTTTGGTGATCTGGCAGAAGATATTGTTGAACGATTTAGATATCAGCGTGAAGATATCAATTTTGAGATTACAGGTAATCATTACAACCTCAATGGCGATCAAGAGCAATGGGGCATCCTGCTTGATAATTTAGTTCAGAATGCATTACGTTATGCACACAAGACCATTCGACTCTCAGCTTTTAATAACGGATCTGAATTTGTTATTGAAGTGTTTAATGATGGAGAACGTCTCACTGGTGTAACAGGAGAAGAGATTTTCCAGCCGTTTCGAAAGGGTAATAAAGGTCAATTTGGACTGGGTCTTGCCATCGTAAAACGAATTGCGGAATTGCATGGAGGAAAAGTAGTAGCTGAAAATAGAGCAGAAGGTGTAGCTTTTCAGATTAAAATTCCTACCACTAACCTTAAAAGAAAAGGTTAG
- the yhaM gene encoding 3'-5' exoribonuclease YhaM → MKKGLAFYKVGEIVDGFFLIKSSVKGTASNGKPFLTLILQDQTGDVEAKLWDSSPEDEELYAAQAIVKLAGEMGNYRGKMQLKLKAIRPATDLDGVKVSDFLETAPLSQDAMVETITKYIFEMKNPNIQRITRHLLKKHQAEFLEYPAAVKNHHEFVSGLAFHVVSMLDMAKAFSKLYPSLDTDLLYSGIILHDLGKVIELSGPVAASYTLEGKLLGHITIMVNEIGKAADELEIEGEEVTVLQHLVLSHHSKPEWGSPKAPLIREAEILHMIDNFDARMNMMDRALEKVQPGEFTDKQFALENRSLYKPLFQGEYAKN, encoded by the coding sequence ATGAAAAAAGGACTTGCATTTTATAAGGTAGGAGAGATCGTAGATGGTTTCTTTCTTATCAAATCATCTGTTAAAGGAACGGCAAGTAATGGTAAACCATTCTTGACGCTGATCCTTCAAGATCAAACAGGTGATGTGGAGGCAAAACTATGGGATAGTTCACCAGAAGATGAAGAGCTCTACGCAGCTCAAGCTATTGTAAAATTAGCTGGTGAGATGGGGAACTATAGAGGAAAAATGCAGTTGAAACTTAAAGCTATTCGCCCTGCAACGGATCTTGATGGTGTTAAGGTTAGTGATTTTCTCGAAACAGCTCCATTATCTCAAGACGCAATGGTAGAGACGATTACCAAATACATATTTGAGATGAAGAATCCAAATATTCAACGAATCACAAGACACTTACTAAAGAAACATCAAGCTGAATTTCTAGAATATCCTGCAGCGGTTAAAAACCATCATGAGTTTGTCTCAGGTCTTGCTTTTCATGTTGTATCCATGCTAGATATGGCAAAAGCGTTCAGCAAGCTATACCCATCTTTAGATACAGACCTCCTGTATTCAGGAATCATTCTGCATGACCTTGGAAAAGTCATCGAGTTGTCAGGACCAGTAGCTGCGTCTTATACACTCGAAGGAAAGCTGCTCGGTCACATTACAATCATGGTGAACGAGATCGGAAAGGCTGCAGATGAGTTAGAGATCGAAGGAGAAGAAGTAACCGTTCTTCAGCATCTAGTTTTAAGTCACCACAGTAAACCTGAGTGGGGAAGCCCTAAAGCGCCGTTGATTCGTGAAGCAGAGATCCTTCATATGATCGATAATTTTGATGCTAGAATGAATATGATGGACCGGGCCTTAGAAAAAGTACAGCCAGGGGAATTTACGGATAAACAGTTTGCTCTAGAAAATCGATCGTTATACAAGCCCCTTTTCCAAGGGGAGTATGCTAAAAATTAA